The following are from one region of the Pseudodesulfovibrio piezophilus C1TLV30 genome:
- a CDS encoding putative nucleotidyltransferase substrate binding domain-containing protein: MDTFDSGRSGERTSVNGRFVSFIEFDDISEMVCSGNWGVLCARRYELVQQGAECEASAEEVCKQLSAFNRSVIRAVLEMHSEDAPWLAQCTFMEFGSGGRDEQILGSDQDNGLLLHTFVDRDHLEQVTQSIVVSLDAAGLPLCGGEVMVNNVEWRGDFDTWCHRLIGWLSNPIEKGPWQSGLIFDFKAVFGSEPEVVRLREKVWEYVRTKPVTLSLLIGELTEYRLPLSFWGAFITEKEGPWQGCLNLKKSILTHIIKSIRILALKYGLHSHNTCDRLRLLVGAGHIERHLGEHLLKAWEFLQGKRLEIGLSCFRHSIPYHGYLDPSVLDGEGETQLKETIHTVAKFVERVQAGDGL; encoded by the coding sequence ATGGATACGTTTGATTCAGGACGATCAGGAGAAAGAACATCGGTGAACGGTCGATTCGTTTCTTTCATTGAGTTTGATGATATTTCCGAGATGGTCTGCTCTGGAAACTGGGGGGTGCTTTGTGCAAGACGGTATGAGTTGGTTCAGCAGGGGGCAGAGTGTGAGGCGAGTGCCGAAGAGGTCTGCAAGCAACTCTCGGCGTTCAACCGGTCCGTGATTCGAGCTGTTCTGGAAATGCATTCAGAAGATGCCCCATGGTTGGCACAGTGCACATTTATGGAATTTGGTTCTGGCGGGCGCGATGAGCAGATCTTGGGGTCTGATCAGGATAATGGTTTGCTTTTACATACTTTTGTCGATCGAGACCACTTGGAGCAGGTCACTCAATCGATTGTTGTTTCACTTGATGCTGCGGGGTTGCCTTTGTGTGGTGGTGAAGTCATGGTCAATAATGTGGAGTGGCGTGGGGATTTTGACACATGGTGTCATCGGTTGATCGGTTGGCTGTCGAATCCCATAGAAAAAGGACCGTGGCAATCAGGTCTTATATTTGATTTCAAGGCAGTCTTCGGCTCCGAGCCTGAAGTCGTCCGCTTGCGAGAAAAGGTCTGGGAGTATGTGAGAACCAAACCTGTCACACTATCATTGCTGATCGGAGAGTTGACCGAATACCGTCTCCCGCTCTCTTTCTGGGGGGCCTTTATTACAGAAAAAGAAGGACCATGGCAGGGGTGCCTGAATCTCAAGAAATCAATTTTGACCCATATCATCAAAAGTATTCGGATACTTGCACTCAAGTATGGCTTGCATTCCCATAATACCTGCGACAGGCTCCGTCTGCTTGTGGGCGCCGGACATATTGAAAGGCACCTTGGCGAACACTTGTTGAAAGCGTGGGAGTTTCTTCAGGGGAAACGACTCGAAATCGGGCTTTCCTGCTTTCGGCACAGCATTCCGTATCATGGTTATCTTGATCCGTCGGTTTTGGATGGGGAGGGTGAGACTCAGTTGAAAGAGACAATCCATACCGTTGCAAAATTCGTGGAGCGTGTTCAGGCAGGGGATGGATTGTGA
- a CDS encoding glycosyltransferase family 9 protein: protein MNVLIINLTRFGDLIQTQPVISGYTSLGHRVALVCLSNFASAATLLDGVEKVFSFPGAGLLSKLDEQWQLAIRDASQFKADILDAFLPDRVVNLTPSISSRLLASDLAVADASVVGFGVDEFGFNADTSAWAAFLQIGGSNRGASPFNVCDIFRRTAELRGEGSTLDLVRPDENILEHARGVLASAMPHKGRGYIAVQLGASEDRRRWPVDSFRETARLAWEHDGLIPVLLGTKGEAELGERFVEGALFPVISLIGKTSLVELAGVLCQCDALMTNDTGTMHLAAGLGIPVCAVFLATAQPWDTGPYSAGNICLEPDLECHPCDFGKPCPNQHVCRRIVTSEVFYEALTVLLQGRGGVKASGSRAWLTRMCEDGFMGLTSLSGHDQEDRTLWIAMQHAYYSRFLDGDSPPEKTGLVSTLSAPMADEISKTLTSAHDMLFLLSQQGMLLAKNPRPQAKSKFLASWQRLQNILGANRYLNILGILWMFESQGCGDDLDSLLEVTERYRELFASMLYEFK, encoded by the coding sequence GTGAATGTTCTGATTATCAATCTGACTCGTTTTGGTGACCTCATCCAGACGCAGCCGGTTATTTCCGGTTATACTAGTTTGGGCCATCGTGTGGCCCTTGTTTGCCTCTCGAATTTTGCTTCGGCAGCAACCTTGCTTGACGGGGTGGAGAAGGTCTTTTCGTTCCCTGGAGCAGGATTACTTTCCAAGCTTGATGAGCAGTGGCAGTTGGCGATTCGGGATGCTTCTCAATTCAAGGCGGATATCCTTGATGCTTTTTTACCAGATCGTGTTGTTAATTTGACTCCGTCCATTTCTTCTCGGTTGCTTGCGTCCGACCTTGCTGTGGCAGATGCGAGTGTCGTTGGGTTCGGGGTCGATGAGTTTGGTTTCAATGCGGACACTTCTGCGTGGGCTGCCTTTCTTCAAATCGGGGGAAGTAATCGTGGTGCCAGTCCATTCAATGTGTGTGACATCTTTCGCCGGACTGCTGAGTTGAGGGGCGAGGGGAGTACTCTTGATTTGGTTCGACCGGATGAAAACATCCTTGAACATGCACGAGGTGTTTTGGCTTCCGCCATGCCTCACAAAGGGCGAGGTTATATTGCTGTTCAGTTGGGTGCGAGCGAAGATCGGCGGCGATGGCCTGTGGATTCTTTCCGAGAAACAGCACGTCTGGCCTGGGAGCACGACGGTCTCATCCCTGTTCTGCTCGGGACCAAAGGGGAGGCAGAGCTTGGGGAACGGTTTGTGGAGGGCGCTTTATTTCCGGTCATTTCCCTTATAGGCAAAACTTCTCTTGTGGAATTGGCTGGGGTCTTGTGTCAGTGTGATGCGCTGATGACCAATGACACGGGAACGATGCACCTTGCGGCAGGGCTTGGTATTCCTGTCTGTGCGGTCTTTCTTGCAACAGCTCAACCTTGGGATACCGGCCCATACAGTGCAGGCAATATCTGTCTTGAACCTGATCTGGAGTGTCATCCGTGCGATTTTGGTAAGCCGTGTCCCAATCAACATGTTTGTCGGAGAATAGTCACGTCCGAGGTCTTTTACGAGGCGCTTACGGTTCTTTTGCAGGGTAGGGGCGGTGTCAAAGCCTCAGGGAGCAGGGCTTGGCTGACCAGAATGTGTGAAGATGGCTTCATGGGCTTGACTTCACTTTCTGGGCACGATCAAGAAGACCGTACTCTTTGGATTGCCATGCAACATGCTTACTATTCCCGTTTCTTGGATGGAGACTCTCCGCCTGAGAAAACAGGACTTGTCTCAACCCTTTCTGCACCTATGGCCGATGAAATATCCAAAACTTTGACGAGTGCTCACGATATGCTTTTTTTATTGAGCCAGCAGGGCATGCTGCTTGCTAAAAATCCGCGACCGCAAGCCAAAAGTAAATTCCTTGCATCCTGGCAACGTTTGCAAAATATACTGGGGGCAAATCGTTATCTTAACATCTTGGGAATTTTATGGATGTTCGAGTCCCAGGGGTGTGGTGATGACCTTGACTCCCTGCTCGAAGTTACAGAACGATACCGAGAACTTTTTGCCTCAATGTTGTATGAATTCAAGTGA